In one Oncorhynchus nerka isolate Pitt River linkage group LG7, Oner_Uvic_2.0, whole genome shotgun sequence genomic region, the following are encoded:
- the LOC115131582 gene encoding F-actin-uncapping protein LRRC16A-like isoform X1, with the protein MSGPALPPGVTFALLDFESLRDAVGRKIKLTLKKRLKLEVKGDKLENRVLALASHRVFLLTARVPAKIEQTFNYLDIQGIISNKPTQLLLEYDRGQLSLKLGSVEDVDEVVAHIGSCLHRICPGLSPAKAMKKLTLKPPERTAALQSLWEDQATTDLGPCGGFSHMYWCLCDQLGLPFREEVQWDVDTIYQTQDTRELNLQDFVHLDNRDLVAIIVVLEYNQWFTKLSTKDYKLSTDVCEQILRVVSRSSRLEELVLENAGLRSDFVQKLANALTCNPASALHTLNLTNNSLEDKGISALSAQLAKLPMGLKHLNLSKTSISQKGVNSLAQALSANPAVPTTLTHLDLCGNSLRGDDLSNLYNFLGQHNSLVTLDLSSSDCCLDQVCTSLLRGSLKHLSVLNMSKSVFSHRRGKDVPHSFKQFFGTALALSSVNLSGTKLPLEALKALLLGLGCNPNLSEVSLDLSSSELRSGGSQILEGCIAEIPNISSLDISDNGLDSDLTTLLVWLAKNRSIRHLSLGKNFNNIKSKNLSQVLDNLVHMIQEEESPLTSLSLADSKLKGDLSIVLNALGSNTSLIQVDISGNGMGDMGAKMLAKALQINTKLRTVMWDKNNVSLQGLQDVAAALEKNHTIRFMPIPIIDAAQALKASPEKTEDALLKMEQYLLRNHETRKYLQEQAYRLQQGIVTTTTQQMMDMICVKVQDHLNSLRYTETDVVQEDMKVAKNLMKDARNSKRLLPNLYHMRGSPGGMGSPIQDKLESMAGEIARVMDGQLQTLLQSMVDTAEGLCPHVMKRSNLHQELMKAGAGRMTIPHSFITTTLLEQSGVDIINKISEVKLSMASFLSDRIVDEILESLSRSQNTLAEHLTRKPQPLLHQEPNKMEVLEETVLQPETQEQSPHHAERLEEMDTCVSKRKSILCRMLRPVSVAFEMEFDLDKALEEVPIYEEDPPPPAPSDKKPTYFGELPTMEARKLEHHTKLRPKPKKRTKPSRAPREPICTSPPPEVEQNDLLGKVDEGVDEFFYKKITKLSFKRPTLRGSSNIQEGSEKKRESRKSGFLNLIKSRTSKSEKSHGTAAITTPAAATVSTVTEEPLSPKALLWDHSEISPDHSRKPPTPEPTEEQPSESDSKGSPHGGRHFGVPVMGPLMGMDLLAEMRKMHEKIVAHKSDSSDKADDKKGKPKGQTSSIAPRAKPTGVTPRSPAPQSIKPHMGPHTLGPLSPRASSSHSPDDTPDSCLGNVSPKGPLPAPRLKREPSDYEREEESSHINVELTGDSSPFDLDQEMDRSAIGGRQWSSLKRSTSVVQEVEGRERTKSLPASVRPSSTVDLVHCQSPGVFAKDNTEEDFSPTPDTDQRQNLRPDNMEDTMTTSQCRKKSYI; encoded by the exons ATGAGCGGGCCGGCCCTGCCACCAGGTGTCACATTTGCCCTACTTGACTTCG AGAGTCTGAGAGATGCCGTGGGAAGGAAGATCAAGCTCACCCTGAAGAAGAGGTTGAAACTGGAGGTCAAAGGTGACAAACTGGAGAACCGAGTTCTG GCTTTGGCATCCCATCGGGTCTTTCTGCTTACTGCAAGGGTCCCTGCCAAG ATTGAACAGACCTTCAATTACCTAGATATACAGGGGATCATTAGTAACAAGCCCACTCAG TTGTTGTTGGAGTATGACCGAGGCCAGCTGTCCCTGAAGCTTGGCTCTGTGGAGGATGTGGATGAGGTGGTGGCCCACATTGGGAGCTGTCTACACAGAATCTGTCCAGGCCTCTCCCCAGC GAAGGCGATGAAGAAGTTGACCCTGAAGCCTCCTGAGAGGACGGCCGCCCTACAGTCTCTCTGGGAGGACCAGGCCACCACAGACCTAGGGCCGTGTG GTGGTTTCTCCCACATGTACTGGTGTCTCTGTGACCAGCTGGGTCTGCCATTCAGAGAGGAGGTGCAGTGG GATGTGGACACAATCTATCAGACCCAGGACACCAGGGAACTGAACCTGCAGGATTTCGTACATCTTGATAACCG AGATTTGGTGGCCATCATTGTGGTCCTGGAGTATAACCAATGGTTCACCAAGCTCTCCACAAAGGACTACAAACTG TCCACAGATGTGTGTGAACAAATTCTGCGAGTTGTGTCCCGCTCCAGTCGCTTAGAGGAGCTGGTTTTAGAGAATGCAGGTCTCAGAAG TGATTTTGTGCAGAAGCTAGCCAACGCTCTGACCTGCAACCCTGCCTCTGCACTTCACACCCTCAACCTCACAAACAACTCCCTGGAGGACAAGG GCATATCTGCTCTCAGTGCACAGCTTGCCAAACTCCCAATGGGTCTCAAGCATTTGAACCTTTCAAAGACCTCCATATCGCAAAAAG ggGTTAACAGTCTGGCTCAGGCGCTGAGTGCCAACCCTGCTGTCCCCACTACCCTCACACACCTGGACCTCTGTGGGAACTCACTCCGAGGAGACGACCTCTCA AATCTGTACAATTTCCTGGGTCAACATAACAGTCTAGTAACTCTGGATCTGTCCAGCAGTGACTGCTGTCTGGACCAA GTCTGCACTTCACTTCTACGAGGTTCTCTCAAGCACCTCTCAGTGCTCAACATGTCGAAGAGTGTTTTCTCTCACAG GAGAGGTAAAGATGTCCCGCATTCCTTCAAGCAGTTCTTTGGCACTGCACTGGCGCTGAGCAGTGTCAACCTGTCTGGAACCAAGCTCCCCCTGGAGGCACTCAA AGCACTTTTACTAGGTCTTGGTTGCAATCCTAATCTCAGTGAAGTATCACTGGATCTCAGCAGCTCTGAG TTAAGATCTGGAGGCTCTCAGATTCTGGAGGGCTGCATAGCTGAGATTCCCAACATCTCCAGCCTGGACATCTCAGACAACG GTTTAGATTCAGACCTGACCACTCTCTTGGTGTGGCTGGCCAAAAATCGCTCCATCCGCCACCTCTCACTGGGCAAGAACTTCAATAACATCAAATCCAA AAATTTGTCTCAAGTCTTGGACAACCTGGTGCACATGATACAGGAGGAGGAATCG CCCCTGACGTCCCTCTCCCTGGCCGACTCCAAGCTGAAGGGAGATCTGTCCATCGTGCTGAACGCTCTGGGCAGCAACACCAGCCTGATCCAGGTGGACATCAGTGGCAACGGCATGGGAGACATGGGGGCCAAGATGCTGGCCAAGGCCCTACAGATCAACACCAAGCTCCG GACAGTTATGTGGGACAAAAACAATGTCAGCCTACAAGGCCTCCAGGATGTGGCAGCTGCTTTAGAAAA GAACCACACCATTCGCTTCATGCCTATCCCCATCATCGATGCTGCCCAGGCCCTCAAAGCCAGCCCTGAGAAAACAGAGGACGCCCTACTAAAG ATGGAGCAGTATCTCCTAAGGAACCACGAGACTCGAAAATACCTCCAAGAGCAAGCTTACCGGCTTCAGCAAGGCATTGTCACGACAACTACACAACAG ATGATGGACATGATCTGTGTAAAGGTGCAGGACCACCTGAACTCCCTGAGGTATACAGAGACCGATGTCGTCCAGGAGGACATGAAGGTGGCCAAGAACCTCATGAAGGACGCCAGGAACTCCAAAAGA CTGCTGCCCAACCTGTACCACATGAGGGGATCTCCTGGTGGCATGGGAAGCCCCATTCAGGACAAGCTAGAGTCCATGGCCGGAGAGATAGCCAGGGTCATGGATGGACAGCTACAG ACGTTGTTGCAGTCTATGGTTGACACCGCCGAGGGCCTCTGTCCCCATGTGATGAAGAGGAGCAACCTGCACCAGGAGCTGATGAAGGCAGGTGCAGGCAGGATGACCATCCCCCATAGCTTCATCACCACCACACTACTGGAACAGTCAGGAGTCGACATCATCAACAAGATCAG TGAAGTGAAGCTCAGTATGGCTTCCTTCCTCTCAGACCGTATCGTGGATGAGATCTTGGAATCTCTGTCCCGTTCCCAAAACACTCTG GCAGAACACCTGACCAGGAAACCTCAACCTCTTCTCCACCAGGAGCCCAACAAGATGGAGGTGCTGGAGGAGACAGTCCTCCAACCTGAGACCCAGGAGCAGAGTCCTCACCATGCTGAGAGGCTGGAGGAGATGGACACATGTGTG TCCAAGAGGAAGAGCATTCTCTGCAGGATGCTGCGGCCTGTATCTGTGGCCTTTG AAATGGAGTTTGACTTGGACAAGGCCCTGGAAGAAGTGCCTATATATGAGGAGGATCCGCCCCCTCCTGCCCCATCGGACAAGAAGCCGACTTACTTTGGCGAGCTGCCCACTATGGAGGCCCGAAAGCTAGAGCACCACACCAAGCTCCGACCCAAACCGAAAAAGAGGACCAAACCTAGCCGAGCACCA CGGGAACCAATCTGCACCTCTCCACCACCAGAAGTGGAGCAGAATGACCTCCTGGGGAAAGTGGATGAGGGTGTTGATGAATTCTTCTACAAGAAAATCACCAAACTTAGTTTTAA ACGACCCACCCTGAGGGGCTCCTCCAACATCCAGGAGGGGTCGGAGAAGAAACGGGAATCCCGTAAAAGCGGCTTCCTTAACCTCATCAAGTCTCGCACCTCGAAGTCCGAGAAGAGCCATGGAACAGCTGCCATCACCACCCCAGCTGCTGCGACTGTCAGCACTGTGACAGAGGAGCCCTTGTCCCCCAAGGCTCTGTTGTGGGACCACTCTGAAATCTCCCCTGACCACTCACGAAAGCCGCCAACCCCTGAACCCACTGAGGAACAGCCCTCCGAGAGTGACAGTAAGGGTAGTCCTCATGGTGGCCGGCACTTTGGGGTCCCCGTAATGGGCCCCCTAATGGGAATGGACCTCCTGGCGGAGATGAGAAAAATGCATGAGAAAATAGTCGCTCATAAG TCGGACTCTTCAGACAAGGCAGATGATAAAAAAG GAAAGCCAAAGGGTCAAACATCGTCGATAGCGCCCAGGGCTAAACCCACCGGTGTTACACCCAGATCCCCAGCACCCCAGAGCATCAAGCCCCACATGGGACCACACACTTTGGGACCCCTGAGCCCTCGTGCCAGCAGCAGCCACAGCCCAG ATGACACCCCTGACTCCTGTCTTGGAAACGTATCCCCAAAAGGACCACTGCCCGCCCCTCGCCTGAAGAGAGAGCCCTCAGActatgagagggaggaggagagtagcCACATTAATG TTGAACTCACAGGAGACTCCAGCCCATTTGACTTGGACCAAGAGATGGACAGGTCTGCAATTGGTGGGAGACAGTGGTCCTCCCTGAAGCGCTCCACTTCTGTGGTACAGGAAGTAGAAGGTCGAGAACGCACCAAGTCCCTCCCTGCATCTG TGAGACCTTCATCCACGGTGGACCTTGTCCACTGCCAAAGCCCTGGGGTGTTTGCTAAAGACAACACCGAAGAGGACTTCTCTCCTACCCCTGACACGGACCAAAGACAGAATCTCAGGCCTGACAACATGGAGGACACCATGACGACATCCCAGTGTAGAAAGAAAAGCTACATCTAG